Proteins from a genomic interval of Synechococcus sp. A15-28:
- the purC gene encoding phosphoribosylaminoimidazolesuccinocarboxamide synthase, with translation MSPDHGELLYEGKAKRIYATDYQERVLVEYKNDATAFNAQKKAQLEDKGRLNCQISARLFELLEAQGIPSHYLGLAGDAWMLVQRVEVIPLEVVLRNIATGSLCRQTPIAEGTRIDPALLDLYYKDDDLGDPLLTDARVRLMGLVDDARLSAIEQLARRINGVLQPFFNDLELQLVDFKLELGLNRAGELLLADEISPDTCRFWDQRSRDANDRILDKDRFRKDLGGVMEAYGEVLKRVHTACPNPRNCL, from the coding sequence ATGAGTCCCGACCACGGCGAGCTGCTGTACGAAGGCAAGGCGAAGCGCATCTATGCCACCGACTACCAGGAGCGGGTGTTGGTGGAATACAAGAACGATGCGACGGCGTTCAATGCCCAGAAGAAGGCGCAGCTGGAGGACAAGGGGAGGCTGAACTGCCAGATCTCAGCCCGGTTGTTTGAGTTGCTAGAGGCGCAGGGGATTCCCAGCCATTACCTGGGATTGGCGGGAGACGCCTGGATGCTGGTGCAGCGGGTGGAGGTGATTCCGCTAGAGGTGGTGTTGCGCAACATCGCCACCGGATCCTTGTGCCGTCAGACGCCGATCGCGGAGGGCACCCGCATCGATCCAGCGTTGCTTGACCTCTATTACAAAGATGATGATCTGGGGGATCCGCTGTTGACGGACGCTCGGGTGCGGTTGATGGGGCTGGTGGATGACGCCCGTCTGTCAGCGATTGAACAACTGGCGCGGCGGATCAATGGGGTGCTGCAGCCGTTTTTCAACGATCTGGAGCTGCAGTTGGTGGATTTCAAGCTTGAACTTGGCCTCAACAGGGCGGGTGAATTGCTGCTGGCCGATGAGATCAGCCCAGACACCTGCCGCTTCTGGGACCAGCGCAGCCGCGATGCCAACGATCGGATCCTGGATAAGGACCGCTTCCGAAAGGATCTCGGTGGCGTGATGGAGGCCTACGGGGAGGTCCTTAAACGGGTCCACACTGCCTGCCCCAACCCCCGCAACTGCCTGTAA
- a CDS encoding BamA/TamA family outer membrane protein: protein MTRRRTRRSPVAVGQGLLGLALGLPLTAAPLLAQEVDVNTDPVNVLEVAAPRVLISEVIIEGISGHPEEERLQVAAYGAMQVRPGSRVTREELQRDLNAIQATGWFSDVRINPVNGPLGVQVVVQVEPFPTLSSVELDPVSEELPEDVLEEIFSPDYGRTLNLNDLQTRMKELQGWYAEQGYSLARISGPERVSPEGVVTLKLIQGRVADVEVQFLNKEGDATDENGDPIGGKTKEWVITREISVQPGDTFNRNRLEKDIKRLYGTQLFSDVKVTLKPVPEEPGDVVIVLGIVEQSTGQLSGGLGYSQSQGVFGQVQLQDSNFFGRAWNVGLNVTYGQYGGLTNLNFTDPWIKGDRHRTSFRGSLFLSQQVPQVFQSEDSGNIRTIDGYEDNGNKYAYDVGRKYQFSDNQKVPGLVNRAEKEYPNRSWFDYEGDSFALRKTGGSIAFTRPLNGGDPFKDTPWRVLAGLSLSEVRPINFAADSRVYGVSTRNFNDGRVKNKDIICVSYNCADSNLLTGVRFATTYNNFNNPRNPTSGNFFTASTEQFIGVNEDSPTFNRLRGSYTQFFPVKWLKLHKKCRPKPGEVADCPQAIGFQVKAGTIIGDLPPYEAFCMGGSNSIRGWYDCDLAVARSFGEVTLEYRFPIISVFSGELFVDAGTDFNTQKNVPGKPGLLLNKDGSGVSVGTGVIVGTPVGPLRLEVASKDFTEDWRFNLGVGWKF from the coding sequence ATGACCCGACGCAGGACTCGCCGTTCACCGGTTGCCGTAGGTCAGGGTCTCCTGGGTCTTGCACTGGGCTTGCCGCTGACTGCAGCACCTCTGCTGGCCCAGGAGGTCGACGTCAACACCGATCCGGTGAATGTCCTTGAGGTTGCGGCACCGCGGGTGCTGATCTCTGAGGTGATCATCGAGGGCATCTCAGGTCATCCGGAGGAAGAACGGCTGCAGGTGGCGGCCTACGGAGCGATGCAGGTGCGGCCCGGCAGCCGCGTCACCCGCGAGGAGCTTCAGCGGGACCTCAACGCGATCCAGGCCACCGGTTGGTTCTCCGACGTGCGGATCAACCCGGTCAACGGCCCGCTCGGGGTGCAGGTGGTGGTGCAGGTGGAGCCGTTCCCCACCCTCTCGAGCGTTGAGCTGGACCCGGTTTCAGAGGAACTGCCTGAGGACGTTCTTGAAGAGATCTTCAGCCCCGATTACGGCCGCACGCTGAACCTCAACGATCTGCAGACGCGGATGAAGGAGCTGCAGGGCTGGTACGCCGAGCAGGGCTACTCCCTGGCCCGCATCTCTGGACCGGAGCGGGTCAGCCCGGAGGGTGTGGTGACCTTGAAGCTCATCCAGGGACGCGTGGCCGATGTGGAGGTGCAGTTCCTCAACAAGGAGGGCGATGCCACCGATGAGAACGGTGATCCCATCGGCGGCAAGACCAAGGAGTGGGTGATCACCCGCGAAATTTCCGTCCAGCCGGGAGACACGTTCAACCGCAACAGGCTGGAGAAGGACATCAAGCGTCTGTACGGCACCCAGTTGTTCAGCGATGTGAAGGTCACCCTGAAGCCGGTGCCGGAGGAGCCCGGCGATGTGGTGATCGTGCTGGGGATCGTGGAGCAATCCACCGGCCAGCTGTCCGGCGGCCTTGGGTACAGCCAGAGCCAGGGTGTGTTCGGCCAGGTGCAGCTGCAGGACAGCAACTTCTTCGGTCGCGCCTGGAATGTTGGCCTCAACGTGACCTACGGCCAGTACGGCGGCCTGACCAACCTGAACTTCACCGACCCCTGGATCAAGGGCGACCGCCATCGCACCTCCTTCCGCGGCTCCCTGTTCCTCAGCCAACAGGTGCCGCAGGTCTTCCAGAGCGAAGACAGCGGCAACATCCGCACCATTGACGGCTACGAGGACAACGGCAACAAGTACGCCTACGACGTCGGTCGCAAATACCAGTTCTCCGACAACCAGAAAGTTCCCGGTTTGGTCAACAGGGCCGAGAAGGAGTACCCCAACCGCAGTTGGTTTGATTACGAAGGCGATTCCTTCGCTCTGCGCAAGACCGGCGGCAGCATCGCCTTCACCCGTCCCCTGAATGGCGGCGATCCGTTCAAAGACACCCCCTGGCGGGTGTTGGCGGGCCTGTCATTGAGCGAAGTCAGGCCCATCAACTTCGCGGCAGACAGCCGCGTGTATGGCGTGTCCACCCGCAACTTCAATGACGGCAGGGTCAAGAACAAGGACATCATCTGCGTGTCGTACAACTGCGCTGACAGCAACCTGCTGACAGGAGTGCGTTTCGCGACGACTTACAACAACTTCAACAATCCCCGCAATCCCACCAGCGGCAATTTCTTCACCGCCAGCACCGAGCAGTTCATCGGTGTGAACGAAGATTCCCCCACGTTCAACCGCCTGCGTGGCAGTTACACCCAGTTCTTCCCGGTGAAGTGGCTGAAATTGCACAAGAAGTGCCGTCCCAAACCCGGTGAGGTGGCGGATTGTCCGCAGGCCATCGGTTTCCAGGTGAAGGCCGGCACGATCATCGGTGATCTGCCACCGTATGAAGCCTTCTGCATGGGCGGCTCCAACTCGATCCGCGGTTGGTACGACTGTGACCTGGCCGTGGCCCGCAGCTTTGGTGAGGTCACCCTCGAGTACCGCTTCCCGATCATCAGCGTCTTCTCCGGAGAGCTGTTCGTTGATGCCGGCACCGATTTCAATACCCAGAAGAATGTGCCGGGTAAGCCGGGTCTGCTGCTGAACAAGGACGGTTCCGGTGTTTCGGTGGGTACCGGCGTGATCGTCGGCACCCCAGTGGGTCCTCTGCGCCTTGAGGTGGCCAGCAAGGACTTCACCGAGGACTGGCGCTTCAACCTGGGAGTGGGCTGGAAGTTCTAG
- the msrA gene encoding peptide-methionine (S)-S-oxide reductase MsrA translates to MRRLLLAVLIGLLALPSAVMADTETAVFAGGCFWCLEHDLEDLPGVLEATSGYSGGHVDNPTYRQVSGETTGHQEVVEVRFDPDQISYGTLLRSYWRNVDPLDGGGQFCDRGDSYRPVIFTADAAQAREAEASAQAAAVELGQPRSALKVELRDAARFWRAEDYHQNYAELNELKYNFYRFSCGRDRRLDQVWGDNARGDAAWSKPAEPGRNP, encoded by the coding sequence ATGAGACGGCTACTGCTGGCTGTGCTGATCGGGTTGCTGGCGCTCCCCTCCGCCGTGATGGCCGACACGGAGACCGCCGTCTTCGCCGGAGGTTGCTTCTGGTGTCTGGAGCACGATCTGGAGGATCTTCCCGGTGTGCTGGAGGCCACCAGCGGCTACAGCGGCGGCCATGTGGACAACCCCACCTACCGCCAGGTGAGCGGCGAAACCACGGGTCATCAGGAGGTGGTGGAGGTGCGGTTTGACCCGGACCAGATCAGTTACGGCACGCTGCTGCGCAGTTACTGGCGCAATGTGGACCCTTTGGATGGGGGCGGCCAGTTCTGCGACCGTGGGGACTCCTACCGGCCCGTGATCTTCACAGCGGATGCAGCTCAGGCCCGTGAAGCTGAAGCGAGTGCCCAGGCTGCTGCCGTGGAGCTGGGACAACCCCGCTCGGCGCTGAAGGTGGAGCTGCGGGATGCCGCGCGCTTCTGGCGAGCCGAGGATTATCACCAGAATTACGCCGAGCTGAACGAGCTCAAGTACAACTTCTACCGCTTCAGTTGTGGCCGGGACCGGCGTCTGGATCAGGTCTGGGGCGACAACGCCCGAGGCGATGCGGCCTGGTCGAAGCCGGCCGAACCCGGTCGAAACCCTTAA
- the lpxA gene encoding acyl-ACP--UDP-N-acetylglucosamine O-acyltransferase — translation MTVEQAPVQIHPQAVVDPKAELAAGVVIGPGAVVGPDVVIGENSWIGPHAVLEGRLTLGRDNKVFAGACLGQEPQDLKYCGAPTEVVIGDGNTLRECVTINRATDEGEVTRIGNGNLLMAYCHLGHNCELGNGIVMSNAIQVAGHVIIEDRAVIGGCLGIHQFVHVGGMAMVGGMTRVDRDVPPYCLVEGHPGRVRGLNRVGLRRSGLARQHDGREFKQLQEIWTLLYRSDLVIAEGLKQAQQQELLPAAAHLCSFMAESIADGRRGPMPALSSR, via the coding sequence ATGACGGTGGAGCAGGCGCCCGTTCAGATCCATCCCCAGGCGGTGGTGGACCCCAAGGCCGAGCTGGCGGCTGGGGTGGTGATCGGCCCAGGCGCTGTGGTGGGTCCTGACGTGGTGATCGGCGAGAACAGCTGGATCGGTCCCCATGCGGTGCTGGAGGGTCGACTGACCCTGGGCCGCGATAACAAGGTGTTCGCAGGAGCCTGCCTGGGCCAGGAACCGCAGGACCTCAAGTACTGCGGAGCGCCGACGGAGGTGGTGATCGGCGACGGCAACACCCTGCGGGAGTGCGTGACGATCAACCGCGCCACCGACGAAGGGGAGGTGACCCGGATCGGCAACGGCAATCTGCTGATGGCCTACTGCCATCTCGGCCATAACTGCGAGCTGGGGAACGGAATCGTGATGTCCAATGCCATCCAGGTGGCCGGGCACGTGATCATCGAGGACCGGGCGGTGATCGGCGGCTGCCTCGGGATCCATCAGTTCGTCCACGTCGGCGGGATGGCCATGGTGGGGGGCATGACCCGCGTCGACCGTGATGTGCCCCCCTACTGCCTGGTGGAGGGCCACCCGGGGCGGGTGCGCGGGCTCAACCGGGTGGGCCTGCGGCGCAGTGGTCTGGCTCGTCAGCATGACGGGCGTGAGTTCAAACAGCTCCAGGAGATCTGGACGCTGCTTTACCGCTCCGATCTGGTGATCGCTGAGGGGCTGAAGCAGGCCCAGCAGCAGGAGCTGCTGCCGGCGGCAGCCCATCTCTGCAGCTTCATGGCGGAGTCGATTGCAGATGGGCGCCGTGGCCCGATGCCGGCGTTGAGCAGTCGCTGA
- the lpxB gene encoding lipid-A-disaccharide synthase codes for MVRLLISTGEVSGDLQGSLLIRALRAEAERRQLPLELLALGGTRMEAAGAELLADTAPMGAIGLWEAVPLILPTLRLQAQVDRSLEQRPLDGAVLIDYVGANVRLGGKLRRKHPSLPITYYIAPQEWAWRFGDGSTTRLLDFTDRILAIFPAEAEFYGQRGANVTWVGHPLLDSFQELPGRKESRQQLGLNPEAPVLLLLPASRPQELKYLMPPLAAAAAMLQRRRPGLQVLVPAGLERFEQPLGEALAAAGVANARVIPAAQADGLKKSLCAAADLALGKSGTVNLELALQGVPQVVGYRVSGLTAFVARHILRFQVDHISPVNLLLKQRLVPELLQDELTAESLVEQALPLLQPGPERQRMLDGYGQLRLTLGEPGVTQRAAKAILDQVQR; via the coding sequence ATGGTGCGGCTGCTGATCAGCACCGGTGAGGTGTCCGGTGATCTGCAGGGCAGCCTGTTGATACGAGCCCTGCGGGCAGAGGCCGAACGCCGCCAGCTGCCGTTGGAGCTGCTGGCCCTGGGGGGCACGCGGATGGAGGCTGCCGGGGCGGAATTGCTGGCGGATACGGCGCCGATGGGGGCCATCGGCCTGTGGGAGGCCGTGCCGCTGATCCTTCCGACCCTGCGACTGCAGGCCCAGGTGGACCGGTCGCTGGAGCAGCGGCCGCTGGATGGGGCGGTGTTGATCGACTACGTCGGCGCCAATGTGCGGCTGGGGGGCAAGCTGCGCCGCAAGCACCCGTCCCTGCCGATCACGTACTACATCGCCCCCCAGGAGTGGGCCTGGCGATTCGGTGATGGCAGCACCACCCGGCTGCTGGATTTCACCGACCGCATCCTGGCCATCTTCCCAGCGGAGGCGGAGTTCTATGGCCAACGCGGGGCCAATGTCACCTGGGTAGGCCACCCTCTACTGGATAGCTTCCAGGAGCTCCCTGGCCGCAAGGAATCCCGCCAGCAGCTGGGGTTGAACCCCGAAGCTCCGGTGCTGCTGCTGCTGCCGGCCTCCCGCCCCCAGGAGCTGAAGTACCTGATGCCCCCCCTGGCGGCTGCCGCGGCGATGCTGCAACGCCGCCGACCTGGACTGCAGGTGCTGGTGCCGGCTGGTCTGGAGCGGTTTGAGCAGCCCCTGGGCGAAGCCCTGGCGGCAGCGGGTGTGGCAAACGCGCGGGTGATCCCTGCAGCGCAGGCGGATGGCCTGAAGAAATCCCTCTGTGCGGCGGCGGATCTGGCCCTGGGCAAGTCGGGCACGGTGAATCTGGAGTTGGCCCTGCAGGGGGTTCCCCAGGTGGTGGGCTATCGCGTCAGTGGCCTGACGGCGTTCGTGGCCAGGCACATCTTGCGGTTCCAGGTGGATCACATCTCGCCGGTGAACCTGCTGCTGAAGCAGCGCCTGGTGCCGGAGCTGCTGCAGGACGAGCTCACCGCCGAGTCGTTGGTGGAGCAGGCTTTGCCGCTGCTACAGCCCGGGCCGGAACGGCAGCGGATGCTGGATGGCTACGGTCAACTCCGATTAACGCTGGGGGAGCCGGGTGTGACGCAGCGGGCAGCCAAGGCCATTCTCGATCAGGTGCAGCGATGA
- the fabZ gene encoding 3-hydroxyacyl-ACP dehydratase FabZ, with amino-acid sequence MVLTSEQIAGLLPHRYPFALVDRVIAHEPGVSATGIKNVTVNEPQFQGHFPGRPLMPGVLIVEAMAQVGGLIVTQMPDLPKGLFVFAGIDGVRFRRPVVPGDQLVIHCELLSLKRKRFGKVKAEATVEGELVCSGELMFSLVD; translated from the coding sequence GTGGTGCTGACCAGCGAACAGATCGCCGGATTGCTTCCACACCGCTATCCGTTTGCACTGGTGGACCGGGTGATCGCCCATGAGCCCGGGGTGTCGGCGACCGGAATCAAGAACGTGACGGTGAATGAGCCGCAGTTTCAGGGGCACTTCCCCGGGCGCCCGTTGATGCCTGGCGTTCTGATTGTTGAGGCGATGGCCCAGGTGGGCGGGCTGATCGTGACCCAGATGCCGGATCTGCCGAAGGGTCTGTTCGTGTTTGCCGGGATCGACGGGGTACGCTTCCGCCGCCCCGTAGTTCCCGGAGATCAGCTGGTGATCCACTGCGAACTGCTCAGCCTCAAGCGCAAACGCTTCGGCAAGGTCAAAGCGGAAGCCACCGTGGAGGGTGAGCTGGTGTGTTCCGGTGAGCTGATGTTCTCCCTGGTGGACTGA
- a CDS encoding GIY-YIG nuclease family protein, translated as MQGDLFASAGLAASQPAELTLDAEQLRAWQQRLHGHQAPLFRGAPERTSQTTLFGDSCSAAVRAIDPLALTPLPLTFWRWPDSPHVGAAMYFVLDRPADLEQPLLLYIGETMAADRRWKGEHDCKAYLAAYGEALQRCKVAHQLSIRFCSDVPRSTKARRALEQALIQHWLPPFNKETRQRWATPFTAEL; from the coding sequence ATGCAAGGGGATCTGTTCGCCAGCGCCGGCCTGGCGGCATCTCAACCCGCCGAGCTGACGTTGGATGCCGAGCAGCTGCGGGCCTGGCAGCAGCGGTTGCACGGCCATCAGGCCCCGTTGTTTCGCGGCGCCCCTGAGCGCACCAGTCAGACCACCCTGTTCGGCGACAGCTGCAGCGCTGCGGTGCGCGCCATCGATCCCCTGGCCCTCACGCCGCTGCCACTGACCTTCTGGCGCTGGCCCGACAGCCCCCACGTCGGAGCGGCGATGTATTTCGTGCTGGATCGACCGGCGGATCTCGAACAGCCGCTGCTGCTCTACATCGGCGAGACCATGGCCGCCGATCGCCGCTGGAAGGGGGAACACGACTGCAAGGCCTACCTGGCGGCCTACGGCGAAGCCCTGCAGCGCTGCAAGGTGGCCCATCAACTGAGCATCCGTTTCTGCAGCGATGTGCCCCGCAGCACCAAAGCCCGCCGCGCCCTGGAACAGGCCCTGATCCAGCACTGGTTGCCGCCGTTCAACAAGGAAACGCGGCAGCGCTGGGCCACCCCGTTCACCGCTGAACTGTGA
- the lpxC gene encoding UDP-3-O-acyl-N-acetylglucosamine deacetylase → MTPWPQDYSGAWTLAAEVERQGIGLHSGVVSTVRLCPCEQPGFYLRFEGAAETVRLSPDQVQDSQLCTTLDLGTRRVATVEHLLAALAGCGLSHAEIVVQGGEIPLLDGSALGWVEAIAEAGLQPAASERPPAPRLEQPLVRHRGSSVITATPADRFSLVGIIAFPQAAIGRQQLALELTPERFVEEIAPARTFGFREQVEQLRAAGLIQGGALDNALVCDGDQWLNPPLRFADEPVRHKLLDLIGDLALVGFPQAQVLVYRGSHGLHTDLAAAL, encoded by the coding sequence GTGACCCCTTGGCCGCAGGACTATTCAGGCGCCTGGACCCTTGCTGCCGAGGTGGAGCGGCAGGGGATCGGTCTGCACAGCGGTGTTGTTTCGACCGTTCGCCTCTGCCCCTGTGAGCAGCCCGGGTTTTATCTGCGCTTTGAGGGGGCTGCCGAAACGGTTCGTCTCAGCCCTGATCAGGTGCAGGACAGTCAGCTCTGCACAACGCTGGACCTTGGAACGCGTCGGGTGGCCACCGTGGAGCACCTGCTGGCGGCCCTGGCCGGCTGTGGTCTCTCCCATGCCGAGATCGTTGTGCAGGGCGGCGAAATTCCCCTGCTGGATGGTTCCGCCCTCGGCTGGGTGGAGGCGATTGCGGAGGCCGGCCTGCAGCCCGCCGCCAGCGAACGGCCGCCGGCTCCACGGCTGGAGCAGCCCCTGGTGCGGCACCGCGGCAGCAGTGTGATCACCGCCACACCGGCCGACCGCTTCAGTCTGGTGGGCATCATCGCCTTCCCCCAGGCCGCGATCGGTCGTCAGCAGCTGGCCCTGGAGCTGACGCCGGAACGTTTCGTTGAGGAGATCGCACCAGCTCGCACCTTCGGATTCCGTGAGCAGGTGGAGCAGCTGCGGGCGGCTGGTCTGATCCAGGGCGGTGCCCTGGACAATGCCCTCGTCTGCGACGGTGATCAATGGCTGAACCCGCCGCTGCGCTTTGCTGACGAACCGGTGCGCCATAAGCTGCTGGACCTCATCGGTGATCTGGCGCTTGTGGGCTTTCCCCAGGCCCAGGTCCTCGTGTACCGGGGCTCCCACGGGCTCCACACCGATCTCGCCGCTGCCCTGTGA
- a CDS encoding leucyl aminopeptidase, with the protein MRSSLSGESVQDWTGDVLVVGLLQDQPATDLEARFPGLGAALEQQQFKGKPAEQLLINRLGSDGPQRLVVLGLGPANGFNLDGVRSAAARAAKAASGHTGSLGLQLCWDGLEPAAAAVAAAEAARLALYADQRFRKAPEPRCQPESLELIGLPPTAAAGLQAVNATCAGVELARELVAAPPNVATPAALAETAAELSRNHGLELTVLERAECEARGMGAFLCVSQGSDLDPKLIHLIYRPDGEVKRRLALVGKGLTFDSGGYNLKVGAAQIDMMKFDMGGSAAVLGAMRAIAERKPAGVEVHMIVASCENMINGSAVHPGDIVTAADGTTIEINNTDAEGRLTLADALLYACEQKPDAIVDLATLTGACVIALGDEMAGLWSNNDGLATALQQAADAGGEGLWRMPLRASYKEGLKSKLADFKNTGPRPGGSITAALFLEHFVGDGIAWAHIDIAGTVWSDKGRGLDPAGATGYGVRTLANWVCNPA; encoded by the coding sequence ATGCGCTCCTCTCTCTCCGGCGAAAGTGTTCAGGACTGGACCGGTGATGTGCTCGTGGTGGGACTGCTGCAGGACCAGCCCGCCACCGACCTGGAAGCCCGCTTCCCCGGCCTGGGCGCAGCCCTCGAACAGCAGCAGTTCAAAGGCAAACCGGCGGAGCAGCTGCTGATCAACCGCCTCGGCAGCGACGGCCCCCAACGACTGGTGGTGCTGGGCCTGGGGCCGGCCAACGGCTTCAACCTCGATGGGGTGCGCAGCGCCGCCGCCCGGGCCGCCAAGGCCGCCAGCGGCCACACCGGCAGCCTGGGGCTGCAGCTCTGCTGGGATGGACTGGAACCCGCCGCCGCCGCCGTTGCCGCTGCAGAGGCAGCGCGCCTGGCCCTCTACGCCGACCAGCGCTTCCGCAAGGCCCCGGAACCACGGTGTCAGCCGGAGAGCCTGGAGTTGATCGGGCTGCCTCCCACGGCCGCTGCCGGCCTCCAGGCCGTGAATGCCACCTGCGCCGGTGTGGAGCTGGCCCGTGAGCTGGTGGCCGCTCCTCCGAATGTGGCGACGCCCGCCGCCCTGGCGGAGACCGCCGCCGAACTCTCCCGCAACCACGGCCTGGAGCTCACCGTTCTGGAACGTGCCGAGTGTGAAGCCCGTGGAATGGGAGCGTTTCTCTGCGTCAGCCAGGGCTCCGATCTCGACCCCAAGCTGATTCACCTGATCTATCGCCCCGACGGTGAGGTGAAGCGTCGGTTGGCCCTGGTGGGCAAAGGCCTCACCTTCGATTCCGGCGGTTACAACCTCAAGGTGGGGGCCGCCCAGATCGACATGATGAAGTTCGACATGGGCGGCAGCGCAGCGGTGCTGGGGGCCATGCGCGCCATCGCCGAACGCAAGCCGGCAGGGGTGGAGGTGCACATGATCGTGGCCTCCTGCGAAAACATGATCAACGGCTCCGCCGTGCATCCCGGTGACATCGTCACCGCCGCAGACGGCACCACGATCGAAATCAACAACACCGATGCCGAAGGCCGTCTGACCCTGGCCGATGCCCTGCTCTACGCCTGTGAGCAGAAGCCCGACGCCATCGTTGACCTGGCCACCCTCACCGGCGCCTGCGTCATCGCCCTCGGCGATGAGATGGCAGGCCTGTGGAGCAACAATGATGGCTTGGCCACAGCGCTTCAGCAGGCGGCGGATGCCGGTGGTGAAGGGCTCTGGCGAATGCCATTGCGCGCTTCCTACAAGGAGGGCTTGAAATCCAAGCTGGCCGATTTCAAGAACACGGGCCCCAGGCCCGGTGGCTCGATCACGGCAGCCTTGTTCCTTGAGCATTTCGTCGGCGACGGCATCGCCTGGGCCCACATCGACATCGCCGGCACCGTCTGGAGCGACAAGGGCCGTGGTCTGGACCCCGCCGGTGCCACCGGTTACGGCGTCCGCACCCTGGCCAACTGGGTGTGCAACCCGGCATGA
- the purD gene encoding phosphoribosylamine--glycine ligase — MAISSTRPHTLPELRRVLVVGAGGREHALSWALQRHDAIERVWITPGNAGSDQQALTIAETDSAALIAHCQTQSVDLVVVGPEAPLAVGVADDLRQAGIAVFGPGAQGAQLEASKAWAKQLMQEAGVPTAGHWSVTSESAALDVLAEVGRPLVVKADGLAAGKGVTVADSMEQAEAAIREAFAGRFGSAGSHLLLEERLQGPEVSVFALCDGERMVLLPPAQDHKRLLEGDQGPNTGGMGAYAPAPLLDAEGLDQVRRRVLEPTLQALKARGIDYRGVIYAGLMLTDAGPQVIEFNCRFGDPECQTLMPLLGPELARVLQACALGQLDLAPTLSIDPRCSACVVAAASGYPDAPRKGDAIQLGFSNTANRQLFHAGTKRRDDGALITAGGRVLAVVAQGDSFDQAFAVAYSGLEEVQFDGITYRRDIGHQVRSSG; from the coding sequence ATGGCCATCTCGTCCACCCGTCCCCACACCCTGCCCGAGCTGCGGCGGGTGCTCGTTGTCGGCGCTGGCGGGCGCGAACATGCCCTGAGCTGGGCCCTGCAGCGCCATGACGCCATCGAAAGGGTCTGGATCACCCCGGGCAATGCCGGCAGCGACCAGCAGGCCCTGACCATTGCGGAGACCGACAGCGCCGCTCTCATCGCCCACTGCCAGACCCAATCTGTCGACCTGGTGGTGGTGGGTCCGGAAGCCCCTCTGGCCGTCGGGGTGGCCGATGACCTGCGGCAGGCCGGGATCGCCGTATTCGGCCCGGGGGCACAGGGGGCGCAACTGGAAGCCAGCAAAGCCTGGGCCAAGCAATTGATGCAGGAGGCTGGTGTGCCCACCGCCGGCCACTGGTCCGTGACCAGCGAATCAGCCGCCCTGGATGTGCTGGCGGAGGTGGGCCGGCCGCTGGTGGTGAAGGCCGATGGTCTGGCAGCGGGCAAGGGGGTCACCGTTGCCGACTCAATGGAGCAGGCGGAAGCGGCGATCCGGGAGGCCTTCGCCGGACGCTTCGGCAGCGCCGGCTCCCATCTGCTGCTGGAGGAGCGGCTGCAGGGCCCCGAGGTGTCGGTGTTCGCCCTCTGCGACGGCGAACGGATGGTGCTGCTGCCACCGGCCCAAGACCACAAGCGATTGCTGGAGGGAGACCAAGGTCCCAACACCGGCGGCATGGGGGCCTATGCCCCGGCCCCCCTGCTGGATGCCGAGGGTCTCGATCAGGTTCGCCGTCGGGTGCTGGAGCCAACGCTGCAGGCGCTGAAGGCCCGTGGCATCGACTACCGCGGCGTCATCTACGCCGGCCTGATGCTCACCGACGCGGGACCCCAGGTGATCGAATTCAACTGCCGTTTCGGCGATCCGGAATGTCAGACCCTGATGCCGCTCCTGGGGCCAGAGCTGGCGCGGGTGCTGCAGGCCTGTGCCCTGGGACAGCTCGACCTGGCCCCGACTCTTTCGATCGATCCACGCTGCAGCGCCTGTGTGGTGGCGGCAGCCTCCGGCTACCCCGACGCTCCGCGCAAGGGCGATGCCATCCAGCTGGGCTTCAGCAACACAGCGAACCGCCAGCTGTTCCACGCCGGCACCAAACGTCGGGACGACGGTGCGCTGATCACCGCCGGGGGGCGCGTGCTGGCAGTCGTCGCCCAGGGGGACAGCTTTGATCAGGCCTTCGCCGTTGCCTACAGCGGCCTTGAGGAGGTGCAATTCGACGGGATCACTTACCGTCGCGACATTGGCCATCAGGTTCGCTCCAGCGGATGA